GGTAAGCTGCTGGCTGACTTGCGTCCAGTCGATCGTGCCGTCTACTGCGCTGCTGTTCCAGACTCGCACGACAGGCGTGAGCTGGACGTAGCGCACGCGGACGCCGATCCCACTGACGTTGTCGGTCTTGACCCAGGCCGTGAGCTGATACGTCTGGCCAGCTTGCACCGTCGGTCGCTGGAACGTGTAGGGCGCCTCCAACGCGCTTGCCGACCCTTCCAGTCGGAGGGATGCGTCACCACTGTGCCGGATCGACGTATCCCGCGTCGCGCGCTGCCGCTGGAACCAGAAGGTCGGCTCGCCGGTGCTGCCAGCGACCTCGAACGACGGGTTTGCAACCAGATTCGGTCCGGACGGCGGAGGGGTCGGCGTACCAGGCGGTGGCGAGTCACTCTGGTTGAGCAGCACACTGACCGTGTTGCCAGTGACGCTGTTGCCGTTGACCGTCGCGAGGTCGAGCCGACCATCAGCGTTGAAGTCCGCCGCCGCGACGGAGTATGGGCCACCACCGGTTGGGAAGTCAGTCCTGCTACTGAAGGACGGGGTTGCCGCGCCGGCCGTCATCGTGTTGACCAGGACGCTGACCGTGTCCGCGCCGGAGTTGGCGCTGACGAGGTCGGGCTTGCCGTCGCCGCTGGTATCGGCGGCGACGATCCCCCACGGCTCGCGGGCCACGCTGAGGTCAGCTTGGGGGCCAAAGGACGGCGTCGTTGCTCCTGCCGCAGTCGTGTTCAACAACACGCTGATCGTATGTGTGCCGATATTGGTCGTCATCAGATCGGGCTTGCCGTCGCCGTTGAGGTCGGCCGCGGCCACCGAGCGCGGCAGCTGTGCCACGTCGAAGTCGGCCTTTGGGCGGAACGTCGGCTGGCTGGCGCCGGGCGCGGTGGTGTTGAGCAGCACGCTCACCGTGCTCGACGCAGCATTCGCCACGACGACATCCACGTCACCGTCGGCGTTGATGTCTGCCGCGGCAATCGCATAGGGATTGCCGCTGACGGCAAACATGGTCGGTGCGCCGAAGGACGGCGTTCCCGCGCCGCCCGAGGTGGTATTGAGCAGCACGCTGATGGTGTCGTGGTTGCCTTCGTTCGCAACGACGAGATCGGGCTTGCCGTCGCCGTTGATATCCGCCGCGGCTATCGAGGTCGGTTGCGCTCCTGCGGCGAAGGAGGTCAGGGCGCCGACGGTCGGGGTCATGGCGCCGGCCGCTGTGGTGTTGAGCCGTACGCTGATGGTGCCGGCGTCGATGTTCGCCGTAACGAGATCAGGTCGTCCATCGGCATTGAGGTCGGCCGCGATCACCCAGTACGGTCGGATCCCCGCGCCGAAGTTGGTCTTCGGGCCGAACGTCGGCGTCGTTGCACCTGCTGTCGTGGTGTTGAGCAGCACGCTGACCGTATTTCCACCATCGTTGGCCGCGACGAGATCCGGTCGATGGTCACCATTGA
This genomic interval from Chloroflexota bacterium contains the following:
- a CDS encoding VCBS repeat-containing protein — translated: MLLNTTTAGATTPTFGPKTNFGAGIRPYWVIAADLNADGRPDLVTANIDAGTISVRLNTTAAGAMTPTVGALTSFAAGAQPTSIAAADINGDGKPDLVVANEGNHDTISVLLNTTSGGAGTPSFGAPTMFAVSGNPYAIAAADINADGDVDVVVANAASSTVSVLLNTTAPGASQPTFRPKADFDVAQLPRSVAAADLNGDGKPDLMTTNIGTHTISVLLNTTAAGATTPSFGPQADLSVAREPWGIVAADTSGDGKPDLVSANSGADTVSVLVNTMTAGAATPSFSSRTDFPTGGGPYSVAAADFNADGRLDLATVNGNSVTGNTVSVLLNQSDSPPPGTPTPPPSGPNLVANPSFEVAGSTGEPTFWFQRQRATRDTSIRHSGDASLRLEGSASALEAPYTFQRPTVQAGQTYQLTAWVKTDNVSGIGVRVRYVQLTPVVRVWNSSAVDGTIDWTQVSQQLTLPAGFTSGRLDVYWNMRPGDRAWVDDVALVCLTCP